A stretch of Methanobrevibacter sp. DNA encodes these proteins:
- a CDS encoding NAD(P)-dependent glycerol-1-phosphate dehydrogenase, producing the protein MSNRKIQMPREVYIDPGIIKDTGEICKSLHLDKKILIVTGSHTYDVGAVPAIESLESNDIDYDVIKVDKASEESISEVEELITPDTTVLGIGGGKVIDVAKLSSFNQGVYFVSMPTTASHDGIVSPMASIKNPNTSISATAHSPIAVIADSEILAQSPFRLLAAGCADLIANFTAIKDWELAHRLKNESFSESAAALSIMSAHLITDNIANIKPNLEPSARIVMKSLFSGGMAISIAGSSRPASGSEHLFSHALDKILEKPALHGEQCGIGTIMMMYLHGGDWKAIRDALKAVQAPTTAAEIGVAEDDVIEALMMAHEIRPERYTILGDNGICRDAAYELAHKTEVI; encoded by the coding sequence ATGAGTAATAGGAAAATACAAATGCCTCGTGAAGTTTACATCGATCCGGGTATTATCAAGGACACCGGTGAAATTTGTAAATCTCTGCATTTAGATAAAAAGATTTTAATTGTTACAGGTTCACATACATATGATGTAGGTGCAGTTCCTGCAATTGAAAGTTTGGAAAGCAATGATATTGACTATGATGTAATTAAAGTTGACAAAGCATCTGAAGAATCAATATCTGAGGTTGAAGAATTAATTACGCCGGACACTACTGTTTTAGGTATTGGCGGAGGGAAAGTTATTGATGTAGCTAAATTATCTTCATTTAATCAGGGCGTATATTTTGTGTCTATGCCAACAACCGCTTCACATGATGGAATTGTATCTCCTATGGCATCAATTAAGAATCCTAATACTTCCATATCTGCCACTGCACACTCACCGATTGCAGTCATTGCCGATTCTGAAATCCTTGCACAATCTCCATTTAGGCTATTGGCTGCGGGTTGTGCTGATTTGATAGCTAACTTCACAGCAATCAAGGATTGGGAGTTAGCGCACAGATTAAAAAATGAATCATTCAGCGAATCGGCAGCAGCATTGTCCATAATGTCTGCTCATTTGATTACTGATAATATAGCGAATATCAAACCTAACCTTGAGCCTAGCGCCCGCATAGTTATGAAATCGCTATTCAGTGGGGGAATGGCCATAAGCATTGCAGGTTCATCAAGGCCTGCCAGCGGTTCCGAACACCTGTTCTCACATGCATTGGATAAAATTTTAGAAAAACCAGCACTACATGGGGAGCAATGCGGTATTGGAACAATAATGATGATGTATCTTCATGGAGGGGACTGGAAAGCTATTAGGGATGCCCTAAAAGCAGTACAGGCTCCAACCACTGCAGCTGAAATTGGAGTGGCTGAAGATGATGTTATTGAAGCGCTGATGATGGCTCATGAAATCAGGCCTGAAAGATACACAATTTTAGGAGATAATGGAATTTGTCGAGATGCGGCCTATGAGTTAGCACATAAAACAGAGGTGATTTAG
- the rpiA gene encoding ribose-5-phosphate isomerase RpiA: MKDASSNNSSKKNAGYKAAEYVEDGMVLGLGTGSTTHFFIEKVGMRIRDEGINVKGIPTSFQSLLIAKKWNIPITTLEEHDIDLSVDGADEVDQEFNLIKGGGAAHTKEKIVDYAAEEFIVIVDESKCVNELGNFPVPVEVLPDASRMVIQALEDMGAKCEIRMAQRKDGPVITDNGNFVIDAKFDKIDSPSHLEIDLNSIPGVVENGIFSQMVDKVIVGTEEGTKEL, translated from the coding sequence ATGAAAGATGCTAGCAGCAATAATTCTAGTAAAAAAAATGCAGGTTACAAAGCTGCCGAGTATGTGGAAGATGGAATGGTTTTGGGACTGGGTACAGGTTCAACAACCCATTTCTTCATAGAAAAGGTAGGCATGAGAATTCGTGATGAAGGAATTAACGTAAAAGGAATACCGACATCATTTCAGTCATTGTTAATAGCTAAAAAATGGAATATTCCAATTACTACTTTGGAAGAGCATGACATTGACTTGTCTGTGGATGGCGCTGATGAAGTGGATCAGGAATTTAACTTAATCAAAGGTGGCGGAGCGGCCCATACAAAGGAAAAGATTGTGGATTATGCTGCTGAGGAATTCATTGTCATAGTTGATGAGTCAAAATGTGTAAATGAATTAGGTAATTTCCCAGTTCCTGTTGAAGTGCTTCCTGATGCATCTAGAATGGTCATACAAGCTCTTGAGGACATGGGTGCAAAATGTGAGATAAGAATGGCCCAAAGAAAGGACGGTCCGGTAATAACTGACAATGGCAACTTTGTAATTGATGCCAAGTTTGATAAAATCGATTCCCCGTCACATTTGGAAATTGATTTAAATTCCATTCCGGGGGTAGTCGAAAACGGAATTTTCTCACAGATGGTTGATAAGGTCATTGTTGGAACTGAAGAAGGGACTAAAGAATTATAG
- a CDS encoding right-handed parallel beta-helix repeat-containing protein: protein MNNKRLILSLLLVFVVLLSSSVVFAEDTANADDVQQVNNIDTIGKTVVQDEQLSSQHTVKSGSTGADIQATLNSMKDGDVLNLENGTYTDVCIYVNKSITINGNGATLIGFDNPSKDTTPSIITNTTADGGYAIGNLATLYVVKANNVTLTGLNIVAGANSSSSTAGPAYSNALVYVESSNNLVLKDNILDGSSWGLYLRFSHDAQIVDNIVKNQAVTGILSFGSARGQIERNKVINAINHGIDVRHGTGPNVQVINNTVIGSKEGIYLMHSQGHTANYNTLINCTISSISCYGSSNIKLYNNTMQKSRIGILLGGGYSNIDVGPNTYQLNNLPYPPTFVYYIAEGKSDFQSATNIMGTHSDIADCPVYVEYKEIPTPAAINIDYSIILNATGKIFNVPADATGADIQAIIDGMADGDTLNFAENAVYKDISIYTDKNIKIFGNNATLIGYDNVNIANVPSKVTALTNESGYAISDRAVLYVLNNTDAVVAGLNIVAQYPGYEPLATVAPTNINYKTAGIRTQNSKKITITDCTVDGASWGIYMEYSANAVVTNNKISNQYTTGILNFGTGNSILANNTIKNAVNHGIDVRHGTGPNVTVFNNTISGSKEGIYLMHSKGHTVYGNTITDAKISAITCYGSGNEKIFNNSLAGSRIGILLGGGYYNVTIGENTYSLDSLPFPPTFVTYLAKVETKYDSTAKAIGVYSDKNAVEMEASNIAQINGTFDFTVTLTDARGPTTNQIIVVSLNNETYTANTNSEGIATIPMTLAEGSYVAEVNYSGTDNYKPATTTATINIATNIKTPANNTAEGIQAAVDDAVAGDIVDLSIYESYDIASTTINVNGKDNITIRGNGKTTLTGTGNGNGFIYVENSKAVTIEGIRFIDNNPKNNLTYNGTVAGWGVQFNGQDAAGGVVDNCYFKDFNQAVVVKSCNNITVKNSEFYGGYATKLVNDPTVNKEQGSKVISVGGSFYTTIENNVFDGVMLDAISIAQASGDAKIIGNTFKNNVYSIFFGGASTEGTYITGNTFINCGSFQEGDIYWDEFPVISIQKAASGVYIDNNTFEVINNNWLIAAEQGNAAHGYPSTLGDINVTNNKVVKYDESVNARTVTLLHILCRNGELNPYAEIAVTGNTYVAGVRPLIVWSNDWGSEDKSPSDIVIPAADPVQTQIAITDVAQNGTVTAVLKDINGKGLASEDVSYTINGANATTVKTDKNGAIAVVGNANDEIAINFAASAKFAASSATVTLPNTTVTKTEYVNVTVYVEVTRNDTSIITNDVTVNALDKGEVKLTLVNLATNAPIADAPVTFYIGENSGVLYTDENGTASYSFIPEAAGTYNLNLVYLGDNATKASTATSIIKVNKLATTLTHPNYNYKVKGTKKVYITLKANNKVVKGKKITLTISGKTYTATTSSSGKAVFTVKLTKKGTYSYTAKFAGDKTYKAKTVTGKVIVK from the coding sequence ATGAATAATAAGAGGTTAATATTGTCATTATTATTAGTCTTTGTTGTTTTATTGAGCTCAAGCGTAGTATTTGCTGAAGATACTGCAAATGCAGACGATGTGCAACAAGTTAATAATATCGACACTATAGGAAAAACCGTTGTTCAGGATGAGCAACTATCTTCACAACATACCGTTAAATCTGGATCAACAGGTGCAGACATCCAGGCTACACTTAACAGTATGAAGGACGGAGACGTTTTAAATCTTGAAAATGGAACTTATACTGACGTATGTATCTATGTTAACAAAAGCATCACTATCAACGGTAATGGTGCAACATTAATTGGATTTGACAATCCTTCAAAAGATACTACACCTAGTATAATCACAAACACTACAGCAGACGGAGGATATGCAATAGGCAATTTAGCAACATTATATGTCGTTAAAGCAAATAATGTAACCTTAACCGGTTTAAACATTGTTGCTGGAGCAAACAGTAGTTCCAGTACAGCAGGACCTGCATATTCCAATGCACTCGTTTATGTAGAATCATCAAATAATTTAGTTTTAAAAGACAACATTCTTGACGGGTCATCCTGGGGTCTTTACCTAAGATTCTCACATGACGCTCAAATTGTTGATAACATAGTTAAAAATCAAGCAGTTACTGGAATCTTAAGTTTCGGATCTGCCAGAGGACAAATTGAAAGAAACAAAGTCATAAATGCTATTAACCATGGTATTGACGTAAGACACGGAACCGGACCTAACGTGCAAGTTATCAACAACACTGTAATCGGTTCCAAAGAAGGTATTTACTTAATGCACTCTCAAGGACACACCGCAAATTACAACACTTTGATTAACTGTACAATCAGTTCCATAAGCTGTTACGGTTCTTCAAACATCAAATTATACAACAATACCATGCAAAAATCAAGAATCGGTATTTTACTCGGTGGAGGATACAGCAACATTGATGTAGGTCCAAACACCTACCAATTAAACAACTTGCCATACCCACCAACATTCGTATACTACATCGCTGAAGGCAAATCTGACTTCCAAAGTGCCACTAACATAATGGGAACCCACAGCGACATTGCTGACTGTCCTGTTTATGTTGAATACAAAGAAATCCCAACCCCTGCAGCCATTAACATTGATTACAGTATCATCTTAAATGCTACTGGAAAGATATTCAATGTTCCTGCAGATGCTACTGGTGCAGACATCCAAGCTATTATTGATGGCATGGCTGATGGAGATACCTTAAACTTCGCTGAAAATGCAGTATACAAAGACATTTCAATCTACACTGACAAAAACATTAAAATATTCGGTAACAATGCAACCTTAATCGGATACGACAATGTTAACATAGCTAATGTCCCTTCAAAAGTAACTGCATTAACCAACGAAAGCGGATACGCTATTTCTGACCGTGCCGTATTATATGTATTGAATAATACTGATGCTGTTGTAGCTGGATTGAATATTGTTGCACAATACCCTGGATACGAACCACTCGCTACTGTTGCACCTACAAACATAAACTACAAAACTGCGGGAATCCGTACACAAAACAGTAAAAAAATAACAATCACAGATTGTACTGTTGACGGTGCTTCATGGGGTATTTACATGGAATACTCCGCAAATGCGGTCGTAACCAACAATAAAATATCTAACCAATACACTACAGGTATCCTAAACTTCGGTACTGGAAACAGTATTCTTGCAAACAACACAATTAAAAATGCTGTAAACCACGGTATTGACGTAAGACACGGAACCGGACCTAATGTAACCGTATTCAACAACACAATCAGCGGTTCCAAAGAAGGAATCTACTTAATGCATTCCAAAGGCCACACAGTATATGGAAACACCATTACTGATGCTAAAATCAGTGCTATTACCTGTTATGGATCTGGAAATGAAAAAATATTCAACAACAGCCTTGCAGGAAGCAGAATCGGCATCTTACTCGGCGGAGGATACTACAATGTGACCATTGGTGAAAATACATACAGTTTAGACAGCTTACCATTCCCACCTACATTCGTTACCTACCTTGCTAAAGTTGAAACAAAATATGATTCAACTGCAAAAGCAATAGGCGTTTACAGTGATAAAAATGCTGTTGAAATGGAAGCATCCAACATTGCTCAAATCAATGGCACATTTGACTTTACTGTAACATTAACTGATGCAAGAGGACCAACAACAAACCAAATCATTGTTGTTTCACTAAATAATGAAACTTACACAGCTAACACCAACAGCGAAGGTATTGCAACAATTCCTATGACCTTAGCTGAAGGAAGCTATGTTGCTGAAGTCAATTACAGTGGAACTGACAATTACAAACCGGCAACTACAACTGCAACCATTAACATTGCAACTAACATCAAAACTCCAGCAAACAACACTGCTGAAGGCATTCAAGCTGCTGTTGATGATGCAGTTGCAGGAGATATTGTTGATTTAAGCATTTATGAAAGTTACGATATCGCAAGCACTACTATTAATGTAAATGGTAAAGACAATATTACCATCAGAGGAAACGGTAAAACCACTTTAACAGGTACTGGTAATGGAAACGGATTCATATATGTTGAAAACAGCAAAGCCGTTACTATTGAAGGAATTAGATTCATTGACAACAACCCTAAAAACAACCTTACTTACAATGGTACTGTTGCTGGTTGGGGTGTACAGTTCAATGGTCAGGATGCTGCCGGCGGCGTAGTCGACAACTGTTACTTCAAAGACTTCAACCAAGCTGTAGTTGTCAAATCATGTAACAACATCACTGTTAAAAACAGCGAGTTCTACGGCGGTTACGCAACAAAACTCGTAAACGACCCAACTGTTAACAAAGAACAAGGTTCCAAAGTCATTTCCGTTGGAGGATCATTCTACACCACAATTGAAAACAATGTATTTGACGGAGTAATGTTGGATGCAATTTCCATCGCACAAGCTAGTGGTGACGCAAAAATCATTGGAAACACATTCAAAAACAATGTATATTCCATTTTCTTCGGAGGAGCATCAACCGAGGGTACCTACATTACTGGCAACACATTCATTAACTGTGGTAGTTTCCAAGAAGGAGACATTTACTGGGACGAATTCCCTGTAATCAGTATTCAAAAAGCAGCTAGTGGAGTTTACATTGACAACAACACTTTCGAAGTAATTAACAACAACTGGTTAATCGCTGCTGAACAGGGTAATGCAGCTCACGGATACCCAAGTACCCTTGGAGACATCAACGTGACCAACAACAAAGTCGTTAAATATGATGAAAGTGTAAATGCACGTACTGTAACTTTATTGCACATTCTATGCAGAAACGGAGAATTAAACCCATATGCAGAAATTGCCGTAACCGGCAACACCTATGTTGCTGGAGTAAGACCTTTAATTGTATGGAGTAATGACTGGGGAAGTGAAGACAAATCACCATCCGACATAGTAATTCCTGCAGCTGACCCTGTGCAAACCCAAATAGCTATTACTGACGTAGCACAAAACGGAACTGTTACAGCAGTCTTAAAAGACATCAACGGTAAAGGTTTAGCATCCGAAGACGTATCTTACACCATTAATGGTGCAAATGCAACAACTGTTAAAACCGATAAAAACGGTGCTATTGCAGTTGTCGGTAATGCAAATGATGAAATCGCCATTAACTTTGCAGCATCAGCTAAATTCGCTGCAAGCAGCGCTACAGTCACATTACCAAACACCACTGTTACTAAAACAGAATATGTAAACGTAACAGTTTACGTAGAAGTAACACGTAACGATACATCAATCATTACAAATGATGTAACTGTTAATGCTCTTGATAAAGGCGAAGTAAAATTAACTTTAGTTAACCTTGCTACTAATGCACCTATTGCAGATGCACCAGTAACCTTCTACATTGGTGAAAATAGTGGAGTATTATATACTGATGAAAATGGTACTGCTTCATATTCATTTATTCCTGAGGCAGCAGGTACTTACAACCTTAATTTAGTTTACTTAGGCGATAATGCAACTAAAGCTAGTACTGCCACTTCCATAATTAAAGTTAACAAGTTAGCAACTACTTTGACTCATCCTAATTACAACTACAAAGTCAAAGGTACTAAAAAAGTATACATTACTTTAAAAGCTAACAATAAAGTGGTTAAAGGTAAAAAAATAACTTTAACAATAAGTGGTAAAACCTACACTGCAACTACTTCCTCAAGTGGTAAAGCTGTATTTACTGTAAAATTAACTAAAAAAGGTACTTACTCATACACTGCTAAATTCGCTGGTGACAAAACATATAAAGCAAAAACAGTAACTGGTAAAGTAATTGTTAAATAA
- the pheT gene encoding phenylalanine--tRNA ligase subunit beta, with protein MPVITFKYQDLKDLGIDMEKDELIDTLPMMSSDIEDFDDEEIKVEFFPNRPDNLSVEGVARSFKGFIGHEIGFPDYKVEESGEYVEVDADVAKIRPYIGFAKIDNVDFTGDKLKYVMDFQENLHWVIGRDRKKVAIGIHNADVVEGPFKYIATPKDANAFVPLEKDFEMTPDEILTKHDKGVDYAHLIQDFDKYPLILDKDDNVLSMPPIINGELTKLKEDTKNIIVDVTGTDERAVNQALNIICCSFAEVGGQIKSMEVRYVDKNIKTPDLTPQEQLVHVNTANELIGGTSLTAEDIKELLLKARFDAEIISDNEVNAIIPAYRVDILHEVDVVENIAVQYHINSVEAKLPDINTVAYENNWFKAESTIREVMIGLGFQEVMSLMLTNEEAHYEKMNQTEENHVQVARPITIDRTMIRTSLINSLMEFLEDNKHEDLPQKIFEIGDVLYLDDSKENKVKTSKKLAALICHSTANFTEIKSVMTSVLTNLGYSMEITDSSNKTFIEGRVADVTGMAQKGMIKGFFGEVSPEVITNFTLEYPVIAFEIEFINK; from the coding sequence ATGCCAGTAATAACATTTAAATATCAGGATTTAAAAGATTTAGGAATAGATATGGAAAAAGATGAGCTAATAGACACCTTGCCAATGATGTCTAGTGATATTGAAGACTTTGACGATGAGGAAATCAAAGTGGAATTCTTCCCAAACAGACCCGACAACTTATCTGTTGAAGGAGTAGCTAGATCTTTTAAAGGATTCATCGGCCATGAAATTGGTTTTCCAGACTATAAAGTTGAAGAATCTGGAGAATATGTTGAAGTAGATGCTGATGTTGCCAAAATAAGACCCTACATAGGATTTGCAAAAATTGATAATGTGGATTTTACTGGAGATAAACTCAAATATGTAATGGATTTCCAAGAAAACCTTCACTGGGTTATTGGAAGAGACAGAAAAAAGGTGGCCATCGGTATTCACAATGCAGACGTTGTGGAAGGACCATTTAAATATATTGCAACTCCAAAAGATGCCAATGCGTTTGTTCCTTTAGAAAAAGACTTTGAAATGACTCCTGATGAAATCCTAACCAAGCATGACAAGGGAGTTGACTATGCTCATTTAATTCAGGATTTCGACAAGTATCCATTGATTTTAGACAAAGACGATAATGTCTTATCCATGCCGCCGATCATCAACGGTGAGCTGACAAAACTTAAAGAGGACACCAAAAACATTATTGTTGATGTTACCGGAACTGACGAGAGAGCAGTAAATCAGGCATTGAATATAATCTGCTGTTCATTTGCCGAAGTGGGAGGACAAATAAAAAGCATGGAAGTCAGATATGTTGACAAAAACATAAAAACCCCTGATTTGACCCCTCAGGAACAACTTGTACATGTAAATACTGCAAATGAATTGATTGGAGGAACCAGCCTTACTGCAGAAGACATTAAGGAATTGCTCCTAAAAGCACGTTTCGATGCCGAAATCATTAGCGATAATGAAGTAAACGCAATCATACCTGCCTACAGAGTGGACATATTGCATGAGGTCGATGTTGTTGAAAACATCGCAGTCCAATATCACATCAACAGTGTTGAAGCCAAATTGCCAGACATCAACACCGTTGCTTATGAGAATAACTGGTTTAAAGCGGAAAGCACAATCCGTGAAGTAATGATTGGTTTAGGTTTTCAGGAAGTAATGAGCCTGATGCTTACAAATGAAGAAGCACATTACGAAAAAATGAACCAGACAGAAGAAAACCATGTTCAGGTTGCAAGACCGATAACAATTGACAGGACCATGATTAGAACCAGCTTGATTAACAGCTTAATGGAATTTTTAGAAGACAACAAACATGAAGATCTGCCGCAAAAAATCTTCGAGATTGGTGATGTTTTGTATTTGGATGATTCTAAAGAAAACAAAGTGAAAACATCCAAAAAACTAGCTGCATTAATCTGCCACTCCACAGCTAATTTCACTGAAATAAAATCTGTCATGACAAGCGTTTTAACCAACTTAGGTTATTCAATGGAAATAACTGACAGTTCAAATAAGACCTTTATTGAAGGAAGGGTTGCTGACGTTACCGGCATGGCTCAAAAAGGCATGATTAAAGGATTCTTCGGTGAAGTGTCACCAGAAGTAATTACCAATTTCACTTTAGAGTATCCTGTAATCGCATTTGAAATAGAATTCATTAACAAATGA
- a CDS encoding secondary thiamine-phosphate synthase enzyme YjbQ yields MTVKTNSIKINTSKNFEIIDITSQINDLIDIDEGIISIFSKHSTSAIVVNENEKGLLNDLEFMMDNLVLDKFSYQHDRIDNNARSHLKSFLLSSSECLPIKNNKLDLGTWQSVFFIELDGPRHKRTVTLTMVGE; encoded by the coding sequence ATGACAGTTAAAACTAATTCTATAAAAATCAACACTTCAAAAAACTTTGAAATCATTGACATCACATCACAAATCAACGATTTGATTGATATCGATGAGGGAATCATCTCCATTTTTTCAAAACATTCCACATCAGCAATTGTTGTAAACGAGAATGAAAAAGGATTATTGAATGATTTGGAGTTCATGATGGATAATCTGGTTTTGGACAAGTTCAGCTATCAGCATGACAGGATTGACAACAATGCCCGTTCACATTTAAAGTCTTTTTTACTTTCATCAAGCGAGTGCTTGCCAATAAAAAACAACAAATTGGATTTGGGCACATGGCAATCAGTTTTTTTCATCGAATTAGATGGACCAAGACACAAAAGAACTGTAACTTTGACAATGGTTGGTGAATAA
- a CDS encoding UPF0179 family protein produces the protein MITLIGKDLAKEGQEFVFLGPAEACEDCRFKSSCVGNLEKNRKYVINEVKDNEQKCPIHAGEAVVPVEVDRAQIDLLTTSKNIFEGSTFTFNAPDCDETCEFHDLCFPEGLQENDKCIVLKNIGKHRDECKKGYKLNKLTLGFVI, from the coding sequence ATGATTACATTAATTGGTAAAGATTTGGCAAAGGAAGGTCAGGAATTTGTTTTTTTAGGTCCTGCTGAAGCATGTGAAGACTGCAGATTTAAATCATCCTGTGTCGGGAATTTAGAGAAAAATAGAAAATATGTGATTAATGAAGTCAAGGATAATGAGCAAAAGTGTCCGATTCATGCGGGAGAAGCTGTCGTTCCTGTTGAAGTTGACAGGGCCCAAATTGATTTGCTGACCACTTCAAAAAACATATTTGAAGGCTCAACATTCACATTCAATGCTCCGGATTGCGATGAAACTTGCGAGTTCCATGATTTATGTTTCCCGGAAGGTTTACAGGAAAATGACAAATGCATTGTATTGAAAAACATTGGAAAACATAGGGATGAATGCAAGAAAGGTTATAAACTTAATAAACTTACTTTGGGGTTTGTGATATAA
- a CDS encoding right-handed parallel beta-helix repeat-containing protein has translation MNKKVVNLFLIFIISLFLISTAYASDASQVDDSQSNNEYEVTSDLSNENIQSMFDNANDGDTFKFTSEEYNNISLVVDKKLNIISEQKSVVNVYDQVTEKAKSLGISKTFGFYFTSNSAGSILSGITIKAQNSDNAIIVDGTTDVTVKNNVITGGINSVLVKNSQKINLSNNKISQASENGVQLQNVKESEISKNTIWRNGRSGIETFNLYNCSILRNEIHHNGFNGISMYGISSGNSIKHNTIHNNTNGIFVNAESTNDVMIANTLSHNRRDPNCELGPDESGNGLLFGDQFRSKGKTKLLVKDNALVHNEQFQAKNNPANEVFSLDQNWFDSTDNEDTFVCPMLFAKILKLDAITIQNGIGIQLQDENGNPITDAPAFDLGDVEVNGNKYTARMDEDGIARIQSEDIEPNTEQNVKITVGDRIQNVIERTVSSGSEKYVKPSQASENQNSQGEGSSSQHSQEQNTNGDDVGGSGNGHGNVVNGTSSSSHISNGENSGKYGTNSSDVISSDSSDSGNNAMSRGDVNAGSSSEGSGEGSKSYEVVPETPISKEVDNTSGVVILSILALLGCIIYGYRRKNKFE, from the coding sequence ATGAATAAAAAGGTTGTTAATCTTTTTTTGATATTTATAATTAGTTTATTCCTTATTTCAACTGCTTATGCTAGCGATGCATCTCAAGTTGATGATTCTCAATCGAATAATGAATATGAGGTGACCTCTGACTTATCGAATGAGAACATTCAAAGCATGTTTGATAATGCTAATGATGGGGATACGTTCAAGTTCACTAGCGAAGAGTATAATAACATCTCATTGGTGGTTGATAAAAAGTTAAACATCATATCTGAACAAAAAAGTGTTGTTAATGTATATGATCAAGTAACTGAGAAAGCTAAGAGCTTAGGAATAAGCAAAACCTTCGGATTTTACTTTACGTCTAATAGTGCTGGTAGTATTCTATCAGGAATTACTATAAAAGCACAAAACAGCGATAATGCAATAATTGTTGATGGAACAACAGATGTTACAGTTAAAAACAATGTTATTACTGGAGGAATTAACTCTGTTTTAGTTAAAAACTCACAGAAAATCAATCTAAGTAATAATAAAATTTCACAAGCCAGTGAAAATGGTGTTCAACTCCAGAATGTCAAGGAAAGTGAAATTTCAAAAAATACCATTTGGAGAAATGGACGATCAGGTATTGAAACTTTCAATCTTTATAATTGCAGCATTTTAAGAAACGAAATCCATCACAATGGTTTTAATGGAATTTCCATGTATGGCATTTCATCTGGAAATTCAATTAAGCATAATACAATCCACAATAATACAAACGGTATTTTTGTAAATGCAGAATCAACCAATGATGTTATGATTGCAAATACATTATCCCATAACCGTCGTGACCCTAATTGTGAGTTAGGGCCTGATGAATCAGGTAATGGATTATTGTTTGGAGACCAATTTAGGTCTAAAGGCAAAACAAAATTACTTGTAAAGGATAATGCATTGGTTCATAATGAACAGTTTCAAGCTAAAAACAATCCAGCAAATGAAGTATTTTCATTAGACCAGAACTGGTTCGATTCAACCGATAATGAAGATACATTTGTTTGCCCGATGCTATTTGCAAAAATCCTGAAGCTTGATGCAATTACAATTCAAAACGGAATTGGAATTCAGCTACAGGATGAAAACGGAAATCCCATTACCGATGCACCAGCATTTGATTTGGGGGATGTTGAGGTAAATGGAAATAAGTATACTGCAAGAATGGATGAAGACGGCATTGCAAGAATCCAATCAGAGGACATTGAACCAAACACTGAACAAAATGTTAAAATAACTGTTGGGGACAGAATCCAGAATGTAATAGAAAGAACTGTATCTTCCGGTTCTGAAAAATATGTAAAGCCAAGTCAGGCATCTGAAAATCAGAACTCACAGGGAGAGGGTTCATCTAGCCAACACTCTCAAGAGCAAAATACAAACGGGGATGATGTTGGGGGTTCTGGCAATGGACATGGAAATGTTGTAAATGGAACATCATCAAGTTCACATATTTCCAATGGTGAAAACTCAGGCAAATACGGAACCAATAGTTCTGATGTAATTTCCTCAGATTCATCTGATAGCGGGAACAATGCAATGTCACGAGGTGACGTTAATGCAGGCTCTTCAAGTGAAGGTTCTGGCGAAGGATCCAAATCTTATGAAGTGGTCCCTGAAACTCCAATATCCAAAGAAGTAGACAATACTTCAGGTGTTGTTATTTTAAGTATTCTTGCATTATTGGGCTGTATCATATATGGATACAGGCGTAAAAATAAATTCGAATAA